AGCCGTTCGATGTAGATGGCCTCGTGCCCGTCCTGGAGAACGAGGCTGACGGCTTCTCTGGTGGCGTTCAGAAGGTCGTGCATGACGGGCAATGCCACCTGGCGGATGTCGAGACGCTGGGCGACGAGGTGACCGAACTGGAGAAACGCGTATCCGAGCTGGTAGTGGCCTTGCACGTTGCGTTGAAGGAGACCAGCCGTTTGGAGGGAAGCGAGGAGTCGGTGCGCGGACCCCTTGGGGAGTTTGGCGAGTGCGCAGATGTCCTAGAGGCTCAACGTCGGTCGCTCTACGAAAAGGTTAAGGAGATCCAGCGTCTTGACGACCGTGTGATTCACGTGTGTGGTACACCCTCGCTGTTCCAGTACTCGGAACGTAGTTCCATTTAGAGGGTGATGAGCCATGCTAGTCCTGGAGAGCAAAAATGTAAACAGGACATCGGCGACGCTTCGGTCACGCTGGGAGGTATGCAGTGGCGGGTAATTCTTCGACGAAGAATGTCTGTGGGCGGTCTTGATGTGTGTGCAATAGAGATGGGAAACGACGCGAAAAGGAGGGAAAGCGGGGGAGGGGAGAAGAAGAAAAACGTCCATTGGGTGGACGTTTTGGGGGGTTGCGGGAATGAGTGGGAAAGGGGATTTTAACTTGACACGGTAGGGGCGATGGAGGGACAGGGTGGGAGATGTACCACCCAGCGGCACCCTCGAACGGTTCGATAGCACACTGACCTCCCGCGATGCCGACCAAGCTATTGCAGCGAGATGAGGGGGTGAGCTTGCAGGCGGGTCGAGTTCAAGAGTACGACAGGCCGGATGCGAGTCCGAGTAAAACGCCGGTCACGGTTATTAAAGTGTGAAACTTTATCACCTCCTCGCACCTGACGCTACTACGGTCCACGATGTTCGTACGGTCGGTCGCGAATGCCCCGCACATGACCGACTGGGTAAGTAGGTAAGTAAAACCGCGTAGGGGCTGTCACACAGGTACAGGGTGTATCCAGCGACCTGTTGTCCCCGCGCACATCCCGTAAGACACCCTCATGCCGTTGCTGCTTTCTGTCCTTGATCTCGCGCCTGTGAGTGCTGGCTCCCCGCCGGGGCAGGCGTTGCACAACACCCTCGACCTGGCCCGGCGGGTCGACCGACTCGGCTACACCCGGTACTGGCTCGCCGAGCACCACAACACCGGCACGTTCAACAGCACGGCGACCGACATCCTGATCGCCTTGGTGGCCCGCGAGACCCAGACGATTCGAGTGGGCTCGGGCGGCATCATGCTGCCCAACCACGCCCCGCTGCGCGTCGCCGAGAACTTCAAGACATTGGAGGCGTTGTTTCCCGGCCGAATCGACCTGGCGCTGGGACGTGCACCAGGAACGGATCAGGTGACGGCGTTCGCGCTTCGCCGTTCCCTCGAAGCCCTGCAGGCGGATGACTTCCCCGAGCAGATTCACGCCTTGCGCGCCTTTGCAGGGGAGGAAATGTTTCCCCCCGAGCATCCCTTCCGCCGCGTGCGAGCCACACCGGACGGAGTGCCTCTCCCACCCCTCTGGTTGCTCGGGTCGAGCACGTACGGGGCACAATTGGCCGCCCAACTCGGGCTGGGCTACGCGTTCGCCTACCACTTCAGTCCGGAGGCTGCCCAAAGGGCCATGTGGTTGTACCGCGAACGCTTCACACCTTCGGATCAACTCGCGCAGCCGCACGCCATTCTCGCGGTGTCGGTCATGGTCGCCCGGACGCGTGAACGCGCCGAGGCACTCGCCCGAACGCAAGAGCAGCTGACGGTCGGGATCCGCACGGGGCGTGATCTTCCCCTGGTCAGCCCGGAGGAGGCGCTGCAGCGTCCCATGACGCCGCAGGAGCAGGGAGTGGCCCGCTTGGGGCGGAACCTGCTCGTGTATGGCACCCCGGATGAGGTGAAGGCGCGCTTGGAGGAACTTGCCAGTCGGTTCGAGGCGGACGAACTGATGGTGACGTCAAACATTCACAGTCATGAGGAGCGGGTTGAGTCGTACGAACTGCTGGCCGACGCTTTCAACCTTGCCCGAGGCTAGCCCGGCGTCCATCTTGGTTTGACGAGGCGAAGGGCTATGCGGGCCGGGACACTGGGCACAAGACGAATTGACACAGATACGTTTGCGCTCCTGCCTGCCCCGCGTACCGATGAAACACGCCTAGGAGTTCCGCCTGCAGCGCCTTCGCGTCCTCGAAGTCGAGCGACAGGGCCGGGTACACGAACGACAACAACGCTGGGCGCTGACCGGCGACCGTCTCGTCCGCGTCGGGTGAGCGCGACATCTTCGAATGCATCTGGCCGTCCTCACCCCGTGCGACGCGCAGGCCCCACCCCTCGCCCGTGTCCCGCAGCGCCTGCGCGACGTTACGCCGCACCCATGCCCCCACCTCGCCTTCCACCCCTTCCAGGTACGCGTCTAACGACTCGTAGCGCGTCACCTCAAAGGGCACGAAGAACACGGGCGCAGCGGCCTGGTACAGCCGCATGGGTCGGCCCTTGCGCGTTCGTACGCCGACGTCCCGCAGCAGGCCGAGAGCGGTGAGGCGCCGCACACGGTAGCGAACCCAATCGAGGTCCTCGCCCAGCTCGCGAGCCACTTCGGCCACGCTGCGCCCTTCATCCAGGAACGCCCCGAGCAACCGGGTCGTCCGAACGTCGACGAGCGCGTGCGCAGCGGCAGTGTCGCGCACGGTGAGGCTCCCGAAATTCTGGTGTGTCATGTTCGGTAGGGTACGCCGACACTAGAGTCATGTCCCTGTACACCCTGGAGCATGGTGACCGAGCGCAGCCCACTGTGGTCTTCCTGCACGGCGCTGGCGTCACGAGCTGGATGTGGCATGACACTATGCAGGCCCTGCCCCAGTTGCATTCCCTTGCCCCCGACCTGCCCGGCCTTGGCCAGAGTGCGCACCTCGGTCCCTTCAAGGTGGCCTCAGCCGCTCGCCAACTGGCTACGTTCATCGCGGAGAGGGCGACGGACGGGCGGGCGCACGTGGTAGGGCACTCGCTGGGCGGAGCGGTGGCCGCGCACCTCACAGCGCACTTTCCGCAGGTGGTGCGCAGCGCGACGTTGATCGGTGTGACGGCGAGGCCGATACGGTTTGAGGGAGCCCTCGTGTGGGCGATGGTCGGCCTCGGCCCGTTGATACGGACCCCCTGGATGATCCGCATGCAAGCCCGGGCATTGGGCGTGCCGTCTCACGCGTGGGCAATGTTCGAAAGAGATCAGCAGGCGATGACGGGGGCCGTGTTGCGCGCCGTGATGACCGAGGGTGTTCGCTTTCGCGTCCCACCGGGCCTGCGCCTGGCAGGTGTGCCGCTGCTGACGCTCGTCGGGTTGCGGGAAGGAGCACTCAATGTGAGGTCGGCGGTGGATCTCGTTGAGGGTGTTCCGGGAGCTCAGGCCCTGGGTATCGCGGGGGGGTCGCACACGTGGATGGCGCGGCAGCAGGGCCTACTGGCACAAACGCTCACAGCGTTCTGGTCGGGGAGGGAGGTTCCCAACGAACTTGTCGAGCTGACAGCAACGTCGACAGGGCCGAGCGCCAGACCGAAGTGGACAGCCAACTAGTCCGGCGTCCACTTTGATTTACCACATGGTGGAAAAAGAAAAAATGGTGTAGGCGCACCTCCTTTCGGGCAGTTGAATTGCCAGACGAAAGTGGACACTGGACTAGCTTGTGGTCCACTTCGGTTTGAGGTTGGTGGCTTGAAAGGTCAGGGCCTCGTATCATTACGCTGCGCCAAAAAGCGCTCGAAGTCCTCTGGCGTGCGTACCCCATGGTGCAACACCGCGTCGTACACATCCGTGCCGCCCACTTCCTCCGGGTACTCGGGCCGATCGCACCACACCCGCTTGACCCAAAGCACTGCCAAACGCTGCTCCTGGGTCAGGGCGCGCGCCAAATGCTCGGCGTGCCCCCGCTGCGGTCGAGGGGCCGCCGAGCGCCACACCGTCACGTCGATCTTCCACACCTGACCGCTCACCGCGGCGTACCGCAGCACGAAGTAATGCCGCTCATCGCTGGGGTTCCCCGAAGGACTGCGTTCTCCTGTTTCATCGCGGTACAGCACTTCTCGTATGCCGTGCGTGCCCATCACCGGGGTCATGGCCGTCATGATGCGTTGGGCGCTGGGGTGGTCAGCGCGCACCATGACGTCCACGTCCGGCCAGACCATCAAGCCGGACACGGAGCTGCCGATTTGCTCGAAGGTCCCGAGTTCCCCGAGCCGCTCGGGCAGTTTCAGGTCGTGCACAACGCGCTCCGCTTCGAGTTGCAGTTCCGCTTGGCGCGCCAGCAGGATAGCGGCAAGGTGGTCGTCAAGCACGCGGTGTTGTGCGGACATGACTTCAGTGTATGGGGCCGTGGTGGCCGGACAACAAGCAGACCCGATTGGACAGCGGACTGGGGCAAGCTGACGACGGCAAAGGGGAACGCGCCTTGAGGTCGACCCGCGAAGTGCTCGCAAACGTCATGCTTCTGCCACCCTGCCGCCTCTACGCTCGATGCATGCATGTTACCCGCTCCATTCTCGGCGCTCTGCTCGGCTTTGCGCTGCTTGGCTGTTCCGCATCTCCCGCCCCGACCTCGGAGTTCGATTGGTTTACGGTTCTTTCAAAGCTCAGGTCGGGCGACTTGGCCTCGAGCCATGCGCTCGATAAGTTCATCGAGACCGAAAACTTCGTTCGCTCGGGCACGATTGGGAGCGGCGACCCGTGGAACGACATGCTCTACAGTGGCACGCACCTCGGGCACGAGGTCACGGCGCGGATTTTCAACGACTTCGACTCGCACGATCCGCCGAATTCCATTCAATTCACGGTGCACACGGACGACGTTCTCACGTCTGCTCGTTCGCTGCAAACGCATCTGCTCAAGAAGTACCCGTTGCAGACGACCTTCAAACGCATTCCCGGTCATGTGAAGACGGAACAGGCGTTCGACGAGTTTCTCTACGCGAGGAGCGTCGGGCAGGATGTCGGGTTCGGCCTGCTCGACGTGTGGGGTGTGAACATTGCGACCGTGATTCCGGAGTTCAAGCCGCGCGACGAGTTCTGCACGCTTCGCCTGCAGGTCGAGCGTGACCGAGGTACGGAGCGCTTGACCTTGTCGCTGACATATCACGTGGACGACGAGTAATCCCCCAGCTTCCGCCTGGCAGGGAAAATCTCGGGAGAACCTTGGGGCGCTCAAGTCCGATCAAGCTCAAACTCGTCTTGACTTCGGCTGCCACATTGACCATGCCCGCCACCGCACCTGTGGCAGTGGAACGTTTGACGTCAACGTCCCCACCAGGGACTGAAGAAGGCAGTCGGTATGAACCACTTCGAGGGCCGTTCTTGGCAGGGCTGCATCACCATGCCATGGTGTGCGTTGATCGTAGTCGCCATCCTTGAGCCTGGAGTAGGCAGGCGACAGGTCACCCTCCCCGCCATCGAGACCCAGCACAAACCCTCGGAAAGGGAAATCGAGGGTCACCGCCAGGGTCCGGTCAGCGAGAGGTGTAGGCTTAAACCGCTTCAGCTCCTGTTGCGCCTGATCAAAGGGTTTCGAGCAAGTCAGGATCTGTTGGGTGGTCCTGGCAGATCGGACCTGCCACTGGGCGTATTGGCACGAGTGGAAGTGACGGGCTCAGCTTCCCCCCGCCCAGCTCAACACACAAACGGCCACAACCCCTGGCGTCATCCCCACTCCCTGAGGGTGACGGCACAGCGGAACCCCACGGTGGCACGTCGGTTTATTCCAGGGGAGCCCAGCAGGAGCTTGCTGGTAAAGGCGGGTGGACGGGGACCACCGTCCGCGTACCACTCCGACCCCTGGGCCGCAAAGTCGCTCCCTCCCTTGAGCAGGCAGAAGCGAGTATGGCCGTCAGTGTGCTCGCTCTCGGTCCAGTTCCACACCCGGGGGACCGGTCCGTCTACTGCGGGACGTGTGAACGCGAGGGGCTGGGTTTCGAACGCGTGCTGCCACTCCGTTTCTGTGGGAAGGCGCTTCCCGGCCCAGAGGGCGTAAGCCTGGGCATCGTCAAGGTCCACCCAGGTGACGGGCTGGTTCACCTCTTCCGAAAGGGGCTCGCCCCGATGCCAGTGATCCAGAAATCGCTCGGTGTGGGAGGGCCGGTAGCCACTCGAGCACAGGAACTCAAGGAACTCGCCGTTCGTGACCTCCCGCTGGTCGAGAGCATAGGTCACGAGATTGACCATCTGGACTTCCTCGACCGGCGTGTGAAGACGTGGAAACTTCGGTCGCCACTCGTTGACGAACGGCGCGGCGACCGTGGTCCCACACTCGCGCAGACGGAAGACGCTGCGCATCTCGCCCGACCAGGCGGGGACAGCGATCATCCCCTCGGGCAGGTATGTGCAAATGTGAACCGGTGGTGGCTCGATCCGCCGCACCTGCCGCTCAGGAAACGCCGTATCCGGTTCAATGCTCGTGTTCCTCTCACGTTGTTGGGCGAGAAACCCCTGGAGCCTCCCGTCCAGCCGCTCGGGCTCTAGGGCGAGGAAGGCCGCCACGCCCCGCCCCGCAAGCCTGCCCCCAAACTCCCACGTTTCTCCCCGGCGTCCTCCCTCGGCCAACTCGCCGGTGATGAGGTCGAAGCAGAGGGTCTGCTCGTCCGCTTCAACTTCGAGCAGTGGTCCCGACACGTCTGCCTCACCCCGGTTGACCAAGGTCCAGAGTCTCAGGCCGTCGCCCTGCCACAGGCTGGCGTAGACACGCGGCTGCAGGGTCGGCATGAGCGGAACCCAGCCCTCACCGGAGAAGAGATGGGAAAAGGCACGTTGCACGCTGATCATGGCCCGCAGGAGTGATCGGTCACGGGCGTGCCAGCCATTCCAGGAGCCGAAGACGTTTTCCCAGACCAGGATGCCCGCCCCATTCATCCAGGCCGAGTGCAGCTCCTCGGAGTGGTCGCGGTCCCAGCGGCGCGTGTGGTGCATCATGTGGCGGCGCTCGAACCAGCGGTTGCGCAGCACGCCGGGGGCCTCCGTGTCGGGGTACCACTGGGCCCAGGACATCTGATGGTCGTGGACCCGCTCCAGGGGCAGGGTGGACTCGGATTCGAGCGCCACCCCCGGCCGGGCCTCGTCCAGCCGGGTCCGCAGGTTGCTGGAGCCGTGGCGCATCGTATCCAGGAAAACGCCGTCAGCGTCTGCCTCACCAACGAGTTCGGCCAGGGCTGCGAGGTGCCCACCGGGCTCAGGTCGAGTCCCGGTATCCCAGGGGTTGTAATTGAGGAAGACGCGAACACGCCCGAGGTGGAGGGCCGCCACGAGTTCGCGCAGGCCCTGAAGTCCTCCTGGACCGTCACGGTAGACATCAAACTGGTTGCGCCCATCGAAGCCCAGGTTCGGGTAGGCGTGCCACAGCACCACGGCGTCGTATCCACCGAATTCCCGCCGACCGTGTTCGAGGAAGCGCTCGGGCGTGAAGCGGTTACTGTGGCGGTCGTAGAAGAGCTCGTCCCAGAGCATGACCATGCAGCAGACGTAGCACCCCGGCACCCAGGCGAACGCGGCTTGTTGGTAGGTGCCGCCGTCATAATCGAGGGCCTGCCTCGTCTCGTTCCGCCACTGTGCAAGTGCCGTGCGCCACGCTTCCCAGCCCGCCGGGTCCTCGGGGGCGGGAATCAGACGTTCGGCCGAGAAGTCCGGTGTGTTCACAACGGCTCGACCCGGACGGGCCCGCTCGAAAGCCAGCCCTCCTCCACCAGAAGGGCGACGCCCCCCTCCAGCAGAGGTTCGGCCTCGTCGTGAGCTTCCAGGAGGGGCGTGCCGTCAAGGAGGCCGCGCAGCCGCCCACCCTGGACCTCCAGGCGCAGCCGGTGCGTCTCACTGAATGACCACGCACATGCGGCCTCGGCCAGCACGCGCTCACCCCCGCAGGTTTTGACCAGCCGGAGGGCGCCGGGGACGAGCACCAGGGCGTAGTGACGGCGCAACCCCTGGAAGCGGGCCACCAGTCCAGCGGCCAGGGCCACTTGCACCGTGAGGTCGGCCTCGACGGCGTAGTTCGTCCAGTCGCGGCTGCCCTGCGAGATCAGGCCGACGCCGCGGTTCTGAAGCAGCCGGTAGGGTTCGGGCGCGCGTGCGTCCTGCTGCTCGACAGCATTCACCCAGGCGCGCCGCCACATCGTGCCCTCCCCAGGTGGTCCCGGCCGTCCCAGGGTGACATCTGGCGCTCCGCTCCAGTCGAGGGAATCGAGATACACCGTGCCTGGCGACCGACTCTCCAGTTCGACGCCGACCTCGGCGACCGGCAAGCCGCCCAGGTCCGGCACCTGCCATTCGAGGATGGCCCGTTCCCCGGGCGCGAGCGAGGTGAGGGGGCCGTGCTGGAACTCGCACATGTCACCCGCGTCGTAGTACCGCAGGCACAAGCGGACGCTGACCGGTTCCGGGTTGTCCGTGCTGGCCTCGACCTCGGCTTGGACCTGCTGGCCCGGATACAGGCTCGGCGAGGCGAGCAGCGTGTAGTTCCAGCCACCCCCGGCACCCCGGGCGTAGGGCACGTTCGGCGGCTCGGGTACCCCGGGTGGCAGGAAGGTGCGCGTCATCGCCCGGCCCGTGCTCCCTTGGCCCGGGCGGAAGCGCAGGGTGAGGCTGCGCTCCCCCAGCCGACTGTGGCCTGAGACGTTCTCCAGGTCAAGCCCCTCGCCAACAAAGCCCTGGACGGCGCCCGGTGCGGAGAAATGGAACTTCGCGCCACCCTTCGGAGCGAGGGGCTCCTCCCCGGCCAGGGCGCGGCCGATGTTGGTAACTTCCACTGCGACCGTGAGCGCGTCGGTGATCGCCCGGCCACCCTCGGCGCCCGGAAGGTAGAGGCGGTCAGCCAGGGGCCCCCGCCAGTCCGGGTTTCCTGTAAGCGCCGCCAGGCCGCCTCGCAGGGCCAGCAGGCACCCGACGTTGCCGGAGTTGCAGTCGGTGTCCCAGCCGCAGGTGTTGGCAATCGTCAGCGTCCGGTGAAAGTCGCCGTCCCCATACAGCAGGGCCAGCACGATCACCCCGTGGTTGGGCACGACGTGGACATTGCCAGGAAACCTGTCGTACCCGTAATGTTCCTGGAGTCTGGCCCGCGCCGCCCGCCAGTCCGGTTCTTCTTGATGCCACCCCCGCAGGTCCCGGTGCAGGCGGGCAATCATGCTGTCCCCAGGAATGACTTCCAATGCCACGTCGAGCAGCCGCTCGAGGTCCGTCTCCATGAAGGAGAGTGCCTCCATGGCGGCGAGCGCGACCGCAGCGTGCACGGCCTCGCCGTCGTGGCTGACGCTGGCGGCCCGCCGCGCCAGGCTCGCGGCCCTCTGGGGGTCGCCCGGCGTCACCATCGCCCAGCCGTCGATAAAGATCTGCGCCCCGATCTGCTCGGCAATGGTACGGCCGTTGCGCTCTATGGAGCCGCTCTCGGGCGCCGGGACCCCCGCCTTGAGGCGCAGGTACGCCGTCTGCTCGGTGGAATTGCCAAAACCTCCCCACCACAGGCAGGTCCGGCCCTCAACGATATGGTTGAGCCATGTCTCGCCTATGTCGGCGGGCGTGAGGTCGAACCGGTTCCCGTGCTCGGGCAGCGCTCGCGGGAAGGTGAAGGTCCCGGTCAGGTCGTCGTCCGGAAGGACGAGCGGCCAGCCGCGGTGTTCATGCACGTAGCGGTCGAGTTCACCGAAGGTGGCGGTGATGCGCTCATGGCTCCAGCCTTCGACCGGTCGGCCCAGGTAGACGCCAATCATCTTACCGAGAACACCTGCGTAGACACGCTCCAGGTAGTCGGGGGGAGTCAACATGGTCACCTCGCGTGCCGTCCGGGAAGGACGAGGCGCACGCCTTCCAGAAAGGCGGGCCGCCACACACTCCAGTCATGACCGCCGGGGAGGACACGCAGGTGTGACGTGATGCCCCTCCCGCGTAGCCGCGCGTGCAGCAGGGCGACCTGCACTTCGACGTTCATCCTCAGGTCCGGGTGGGCGTAATCGGCGTCGCCGGAAGCCACGAAGAAGCACCCTGCGGGCGACGGCAGGCGTTCGAGCGCTGCCGGGTAGTTCAGGGCCCTCCAACAGCCGGGGTCGAAGGGCTCCCCAAAGGCAGGCAGCGCCCGCGCACTCGAACCTGCAGGTGGCACATCCTCGTAGATGGCGGGGCTGAGCAACACCGCGCCCCCGAACAGGTCCGGACGGGTGAGGGCGTAGCGCAGAACTCCGAAGCCGCCCATCGAATACCCGGCCAGCGCCCGGGCACCGCGGTGCTCCAGGGTACGGTAGCGGGTGGCAATGTGCGGCAGGAAGTCGGCGAAAAAGGCGGTTTCGAATCTCTCGCGGGCGTCCACGCACCAGCTTGAGCCGAAATCGGGCATCAGGGCCAGGAGGGGACGCACGCTGAACGTGCCGATCTCGGCGTCGAGCAGAGTTTGAACCGCTCCTTCGGTCGCCCATGAGGTCTCGTCCCCGCCACGTCCATGCAGCAGGTACAGAACGGGAAAGCAATCCTTCGACCGCTCATAGTCAGGAGGCAGATAGACGCTGTAGCGCCACCACCGGCCGAGAACGGGGGAGAAGAACCCGGTGCTGAGAAGCTGGCTGCCAGCCACGGCGGGAGGTTCCCCATTCCCGCTCCCGGCCCGGGC
This region of Deinococcus apachensis DSM 19763 genomic DNA includes:
- a CDS encoding SUMF1/EgtB/PvdO family nonheme iron enzyme codes for the protein MNTPDFSAERLIPAPEDPAGWEAWRTALAQWRNETRQALDYDGGTYQQAAFAWVPGCYVCCMVMLWDELFYDRHSNRFTPERFLEHGRREFGGYDAVVLWHAYPNLGFDGRNQFDVYRDGPGGLQGLRELVAALHLGRVRVFLNYNPWDTGTRPEPGGHLAALAELVGEADADGVFLDTMRHGSSNLRTRLDEARPGVALESESTLPLERVHDHQMSWAQWYPDTEAPGVLRNRWFERRHMMHHTRRWDRDHSEELHSAWMNGAGILVWENVFGSWNGWHARDRSLLRAMISVQRAFSHLFSGEGWVPLMPTLQPRVYASLWQGDGLRLWTLVNRGEADVSGPLLEVEADEQTLCFDLITGELAEGGRRGETWEFGGRLAGRGVAAFLALEPERLDGRLQGFLAQQRERNTSIEPDTAFPERQVRRIEPPPVHICTYLPEGMIAVPAWSGEMRSVFRLRECGTTVAAPFVNEWRPKFPRLHTPVEEVQMVNLVTYALDQREVTNGEFLEFLCSSGYRPSHTERFLDHWHRGEPLSEEVNQPVTWVDLDDAQAYALWAGKRLPTETEWQHAFETQPLAFTRPAVDGPVPRVWNWTESEHTDGHTRFCLLKGGSDFAAQGSEWYADGGPRPPAFTSKLLLGSPGINRRATVGFRCAVTLREWG
- a CDS encoding ADP-ribosylglycohydrolase family protein; this encodes MLTPPDYLERVYAGVLGKMIGVYLGRPVEGWSHERITATFGELDRYVHEHRGWPLVLPDDDLTGTFTFPRALPEHGNRFDLTPADIGETWLNHIVEGRTCLWWGGFGNSTEQTAYLRLKAGVPAPESGSIERNGRTIAEQIGAQIFIDGWAMVTPGDPQRAASLARRAASVSHDGEAVHAAVALAAMEALSFMETDLERLLDVALEVIPGDSMIARLHRDLRGWHQEEPDWRAARARLQEHYGYDRFPGNVHVVPNHGVIVLALLYGDGDFHRTLTIANTCGWDTDCNSGNVGCLLALRGGLAALTGNPDWRGPLADRLYLPGAEGGRAITDALTVAVEVTNIGRALAGEEPLAPKGGAKFHFSAPGAVQGFVGEGLDLENVSGHSRLGERSLTLRFRPGQGSTGRAMTRTFLPPGVPEPPNVPYARGAGGGWNYTLLASPSLYPGQQVQAEVEASTDNPEPVSVRLCLRYYDAGDMCEFQHGPLTSLAPGERAILEWQVPDLGGLPVAEVGVELESRSPGTVYLDSLDWSGAPDVTLGRPGPPGEGTMWRRAWVNAVEQQDARAPEPYRLLQNRGVGLISQGSRDWTNYAVEADLTVQVALAAGLVARFQGLRRHYALVLVPGALRLVKTCGGERVLAEAACAWSFSETHRLRLEVQGGRLRGLLDGTPLLEAHDEAEPLLEGGVALLVEEGWLSSGPVRVEPL
- a CDS encoding alpha/beta hydrolase, which translates into the protein MSEGEALHGPHARAGSGNGEPPAVAGSQLLSTGFFSPVLGRWWRYSVYLPPDYERSKDCFPVLYLLHGRGGDETSWATEGAVQTLLDAEIGTFSVRPLLALMPDFGSSWCVDARERFETAFFADFLPHIATRYRTLEHRGARALAGYSMGGFGVLRYALTRPDLFGGAVLLSPAIYEDVPPAGSSARALPAFGEPFDPGCWRALNYPAALERLPSPAGCFFVASGDADYAHPDLRMNVEVQVALLHARLRGRGITSHLRVLPGGHDWSVWRPAFLEGVRLVLPGRHAR
- a CDS encoding alpha/beta fold hydrolase, whose translation is MSLYTLEHGDRAQPTVVFLHGAGVTSWMWHDTMQALPQLHSLAPDLPGLGQSAHLGPFKVASAARQLATFIAERATDGRAHVVGHSLGGAVAAHLTAHFPQVVRSATLIGVTARPIRFEGALVWAMVGLGPLIRTPWMIRMQARALGVPSHAWAMFERDQQAMTGAVLRAVMTEGVRFRVPPGLRLAGVPLLTLVGLREGALNVRSAVDLVEGVPGAQALGIAGGSHTWMARQQGLLAQTLTAFWSGREVPNELVELTATSTGPSARPKWTAN
- a CDS encoding LLM class flavin-dependent oxidoreductase: MPLLLSVLDLAPVSAGSPPGQALHNTLDLARRVDRLGYTRYWLAEHHNTGTFNSTATDILIALVARETQTIRVGSGGIMLPNHAPLRVAENFKTLEALFPGRIDLALGRAPGTDQVTAFALRRSLEALQADDFPEQIHALRAFAGEEMFPPEHPFRRVRATPDGVPLPPLWLLGSSTYGAQLAAQLGLGYAFAYHFSPEAAQRAMWLYRERFTPSDQLAQPHAILAVSVMVARTRERAEALARTQEQLTVGIRTGRDLPLVSPEEALQRPMTPQEQGVARLGRNLLVYGTPDEVKARLEELASRFEADELMVTSNIHSHEERVESYELLADAFNLARG